The following are from one region of the Calypte anna isolate BGI_N300 chromosome 13, bCalAnn1_v1.p, whole genome shotgun sequence genome:
- the UIMC1 gene encoding BRCA1-A complex subunit RAP80 isoform X1, with the protein MPRKKKPTEGLDSRGQDGEEEEEEKRKPADNKKKRSFVDAFIVISDSDGEQEPKEESGLQQKRTKQQLDRTKFAAKRKIAQMTEEEQFALAVKMSEQEARQVNFQEEEEEELLRKAIAESLNSCQPSNSSDATPQLSAEVLGIRGQSQPTGKEGSEILGGLALCPDTPCSESSSHSQSTRADGNGQMDVARSPLVVLRRLSQEIVESSLISSIIVSPGKGQPVTRSSEKPFSPAKSDSGNVLPSTLGEDLNSLSPTFGRVTSGSWRLAPRRLFTSSPSSSEAAGCEPKEQPLPCIGHSAGEASAGSSATLWKSWTTEQCGSPRRSGGGAGTPRACVSTEQAEQNKVSGSTPELCLLNVAEEKHKQEEVRDTVHYYWGIPFCPKGVDPNQYTKVILCQLEVYQKSLKQAQRQLLHKKEFGNPVVPSSSLSQNELGKGEQTSRENGIVNDTEDGDPNGQKESESNTWLLLSKRRDAESPGHSMEEKNSTSDDEPTTSYCQASQVLPTEDVHEHREPMQTAQSISVLTPLGSKRSPDIATENSTEEEISVCPETQPSPLEAVEAEREELCLGTGDAPMQAGENEGAGRTVLENSPAAADHVLCPLCDQGFPAAEIELHAMYCNGVGEEDGGESPVLTRHQREARRKAASGESGPTSLDTDKFEKCYLCKSLVPLLQYQRHVDSCLQAARQAQGTRRLRSTKDAGRQERGLLRMLELSESGSAGGDAGTTLSELGDQQSPPALSDRAGGASAHSPSSLQHLPFDISSAKPSLEAMDCAVDLEPHTALHLGSQQQTKGCRRRRRKF; encoded by the exons ATGCCGAGGAAGAAGAAGCCCACAGAGGGCCTGGACTCTCGAGGTcaggatggggaggaagaggaggaagagaagaggaagccaGCTGATAACAAGAAGAAACGTAGTTTTGTGGATGCGTTTATCGTTATATCTGACAGTGATGGAGAG caGGAGCCAAAGGAAGAGAGTGGATTGCAAcagaagagaacaaaacagcagctggaTAGAACGAAGTTTgctgctaaaagaaaaattgcac AGATGACTGAAGAGGAACAGTTTGCACTGGCCGTGAAAATGAGTGAGCAAGAAGCCAGACAAGTGAACTttcaggaagaggaagaggaggagctcTTGAGGAAGGCCATTGCTGAGAGCCTTAAT AGCTGTCAGCCCTCAAACTCCTCTGATGCGACCCCTCAGTTATCTGCAGAAGTGCTGGGCATACGAGGCCAAAGCCAACCCACTGGGAAAGAAGGCTCTGAGATCCTGGGAGGTCTGGCTCTTTGCCCTGACACCCCGTGCTCTGAGAGCAGCTCCCACTCGCAGAGCACCAGAGCTGATGGGAATGGACAGATGGATGTCGCCCGGAGCCCCCTGGTAGTGTTGAGGAGGTTAAGCCAGGAAATTGTTGAAAGCTCACTAATATCCAGCATAATTGTGTCTCCGGGGAAGGGCCAGCCTGTGACAAGGTCAAGCGAAAAGCCTTTCTCACCAGCAAAAAGTGATTCTGGTAACGTGTTACCCAGCACACTTGGAGAGGATCTCAACTCTTTGAGCCCCACCTTTGGCAGGGTGACTTCAGGCTCCTGGCGACTGGCACCTCGGAGACTGTTCACAAGCTCCCCCAGCTCTTCTGAAGCAGCAGGCTGTGAACCAAaagagcagcccctgccctgcatTGGCCATTCTGCAGGAGAAGCCAGTGCCGGGAGCTCAGCCACACTCTGGAAGAGCTGGACCACAGAACAGTGTGGCAGCCCCAGGAGGAGTGGTGGAGGAGCAGGTACCCCCAGAGCCTGTGTTTCCACAGagcaagcagagcagaacaAGGTGTCTGGCAGTACCCCTGAGCTTTGCTTGCTGAATGTGGCAGAGGAGAAGCACaagcaggaggaggtgagagacACAGTGCACTATTACTGGGGCATCCCCTTCTGCCCCAAAGGGGTGGACCCCAACCAGTACACCAAAGTCATCTTGTGTCAGCTGGAGGTTTACCAGAAGAGCCTGAAGCAGGCTCAGAGGCAGCTATTGCATAAGAAGGAGTTTGGAAACCCGGTTGTGCCGAGTTCTTCCTTGAGCCAAAATGAGCTTGGGAAAGGAGAACAAACAAGCAGGGAGAACGGGATTGTTAATGATACAGAAGATGGAGACCCAAATGGGCAGAAGGAGTCTGAGAGCAACACCTGGCTTCTCCTTTCAAAGAGGAGAGACGCAGAGAGTCCAGGGCACAGCATGGAGGAAAAGAACTCCACTTCTGATGATGAACCAACCACCAGCTACTGCCAG gccTCCCAGGTGCTGCCCACAGAGGATGTCCATGAGCACAGGGAGCCCATGCAGACTGCACAGAG CATTTCTGTGTTGACCCCACTTGGCAGTAAGAGGAGCCCAGATATTGCTACAGAAAACTCTACTGAAGAAGAGATCTCTGTTTGCCCAG aaaccCAGCCAAGTCCACTGGAAGCTGTtgaggcagagagggaagagcTCTGCTTGGGCACTGGGGATGCACCTATGCAG GCTGGTGAAAAtgaaggtgctggcaggacTGTGTTGGAGAACAGTCCTGCAGCTGCTGACCATGTGTTATGCCCACTGTGTGACCAAGgctttccagctgcagagattGAGCTGCATGCCATGTACTGCAACGGCGTTGGAGAGGAGGATGGCGGGGAGAGTCCAG tgctCACCCGGCATCAGAGGGAGGCAAGACGTAAAGCTGCCAGTGGAGAAAGTGGCCCAACATCCTTAGACACTGACAA GTTTGAGAAGTGCTACCTCTGTAAGTCACTGGTGCCACTGCTGCAGTATCAGAGGCATGTGGACAGCTGCCTTCAGGCTGCTAGGCAAGCTCAGGGAACCAGGAGGCTGCGAAGCACCAAG GatgctggaaggcaggagaggggacTCCTCAGGATGCTGGAGCTCTCAGAGAGCGGGTCTGCAG GTGGTGATGCGGGGACCACCCTCTCTGAACTAGGAGACCAACAGTCCCCTCCTGCACTCTcagacagagctgggggggCATCAGCacacagtcccagctcccttcaGCACCTTCCTTTTGACATCTCCTCTGCAAAACCCTCCTTGGAAGCCATGGACTGTGCAGTGGACTTGGAGCCACACACAGCTCTTCACTTGGGCAGTCAGCAACAGACCAAAGGCTGCCGGCGGAGAAGGCGCAAGTTCTGA
- the UIMC1 gene encoding BRCA1-A complex subunit RAP80 isoform X2, with protein sequence MPRKKKPTEGLDSRGQDGEEEEEEKRKPADNKKKRSFVDAFIVISDSDGEEPKEESGLQQKRTKQQLDRTKFAAKRKIAQMTEEEQFALAVKMSEQEARQVNFQEEEEEELLRKAIAESLNSCQPSNSSDATPQLSAEVLGIRGQSQPTGKEGSEILGGLALCPDTPCSESSSHSQSTRADGNGQMDVARSPLVVLRRLSQEIVESSLISSIIVSPGKGQPVTRSSEKPFSPAKSDSGNVLPSTLGEDLNSLSPTFGRVTSGSWRLAPRRLFTSSPSSSEAAGCEPKEQPLPCIGHSAGEASAGSSATLWKSWTTEQCGSPRRSGGGAGTPRACVSTEQAEQNKVSGSTPELCLLNVAEEKHKQEEVRDTVHYYWGIPFCPKGVDPNQYTKVILCQLEVYQKSLKQAQRQLLHKKEFGNPVVPSSSLSQNELGKGEQTSRENGIVNDTEDGDPNGQKESESNTWLLLSKRRDAESPGHSMEEKNSTSDDEPTTSYCQASQVLPTEDVHEHREPMQTAQSISVLTPLGSKRSPDIATENSTEEEISVCPETQPSPLEAVEAEREELCLGTGDAPMQAGENEGAGRTVLENSPAAADHVLCPLCDQGFPAAEIELHAMYCNGVGEEDGGESPVLTRHQREARRKAASGESGPTSLDTDKFEKCYLCKSLVPLLQYQRHVDSCLQAARQAQGTRRLRSTKDAGRQERGLLRMLELSESGSAGGDAGTTLSELGDQQSPPALSDRAGGASAHSPSSLQHLPFDISSAKPSLEAMDCAVDLEPHTALHLGSQQQTKGCRRRRRKF encoded by the exons ATGCCGAGGAAGAAGAAGCCCACAGAGGGCCTGGACTCTCGAGGTcaggatggggaggaagaggaggaagagaagaggaagccaGCTGATAACAAGAAGAAACGTAGTTTTGTGGATGCGTTTATCGTTATATCTGACAGTGATGGAGAG GAGCCAAAGGAAGAGAGTGGATTGCAAcagaagagaacaaaacagcagctggaTAGAACGAAGTTTgctgctaaaagaaaaattgcac AGATGACTGAAGAGGAACAGTTTGCACTGGCCGTGAAAATGAGTGAGCAAGAAGCCAGACAAGTGAACTttcaggaagaggaagaggaggagctcTTGAGGAAGGCCATTGCTGAGAGCCTTAAT AGCTGTCAGCCCTCAAACTCCTCTGATGCGACCCCTCAGTTATCTGCAGAAGTGCTGGGCATACGAGGCCAAAGCCAACCCACTGGGAAAGAAGGCTCTGAGATCCTGGGAGGTCTGGCTCTTTGCCCTGACACCCCGTGCTCTGAGAGCAGCTCCCACTCGCAGAGCACCAGAGCTGATGGGAATGGACAGATGGATGTCGCCCGGAGCCCCCTGGTAGTGTTGAGGAGGTTAAGCCAGGAAATTGTTGAAAGCTCACTAATATCCAGCATAATTGTGTCTCCGGGGAAGGGCCAGCCTGTGACAAGGTCAAGCGAAAAGCCTTTCTCACCAGCAAAAAGTGATTCTGGTAACGTGTTACCCAGCACACTTGGAGAGGATCTCAACTCTTTGAGCCCCACCTTTGGCAGGGTGACTTCAGGCTCCTGGCGACTGGCACCTCGGAGACTGTTCACAAGCTCCCCCAGCTCTTCTGAAGCAGCAGGCTGTGAACCAAaagagcagcccctgccctgcatTGGCCATTCTGCAGGAGAAGCCAGTGCCGGGAGCTCAGCCACACTCTGGAAGAGCTGGACCACAGAACAGTGTGGCAGCCCCAGGAGGAGTGGTGGAGGAGCAGGTACCCCCAGAGCCTGTGTTTCCACAGagcaagcagagcagaacaAGGTGTCTGGCAGTACCCCTGAGCTTTGCTTGCTGAATGTGGCAGAGGAGAAGCACaagcaggaggaggtgagagacACAGTGCACTATTACTGGGGCATCCCCTTCTGCCCCAAAGGGGTGGACCCCAACCAGTACACCAAAGTCATCTTGTGTCAGCTGGAGGTTTACCAGAAGAGCCTGAAGCAGGCTCAGAGGCAGCTATTGCATAAGAAGGAGTTTGGAAACCCGGTTGTGCCGAGTTCTTCCTTGAGCCAAAATGAGCTTGGGAAAGGAGAACAAACAAGCAGGGAGAACGGGATTGTTAATGATACAGAAGATGGAGACCCAAATGGGCAGAAGGAGTCTGAGAGCAACACCTGGCTTCTCCTTTCAAAGAGGAGAGACGCAGAGAGTCCAGGGCACAGCATGGAGGAAAAGAACTCCACTTCTGATGATGAACCAACCACCAGCTACTGCCAG gccTCCCAGGTGCTGCCCACAGAGGATGTCCATGAGCACAGGGAGCCCATGCAGACTGCACAGAG CATTTCTGTGTTGACCCCACTTGGCAGTAAGAGGAGCCCAGATATTGCTACAGAAAACTCTACTGAAGAAGAGATCTCTGTTTGCCCAG aaaccCAGCCAAGTCCACTGGAAGCTGTtgaggcagagagggaagagcTCTGCTTGGGCACTGGGGATGCACCTATGCAG GCTGGTGAAAAtgaaggtgctggcaggacTGTGTTGGAGAACAGTCCTGCAGCTGCTGACCATGTGTTATGCCCACTGTGTGACCAAGgctttccagctgcagagattGAGCTGCATGCCATGTACTGCAACGGCGTTGGAGAGGAGGATGGCGGGGAGAGTCCAG tgctCACCCGGCATCAGAGGGAGGCAAGACGTAAAGCTGCCAGTGGAGAAAGTGGCCCAACATCCTTAGACACTGACAA GTTTGAGAAGTGCTACCTCTGTAAGTCACTGGTGCCACTGCTGCAGTATCAGAGGCATGTGGACAGCTGCCTTCAGGCTGCTAGGCAAGCTCAGGGAACCAGGAGGCTGCGAAGCACCAAG GatgctggaaggcaggagaggggacTCCTCAGGATGCTGGAGCTCTCAGAGAGCGGGTCTGCAG GTGGTGATGCGGGGACCACCCTCTCTGAACTAGGAGACCAACAGTCCCCTCCTGCACTCTcagacagagctgggggggCATCAGCacacagtcccagctcccttcaGCACCTTCCTTTTGACATCTCCTCTGCAAAACCCTCCTTGGAAGCCATGGACTGTGCAGTGGACTTGGAGCCACACACAGCTCTTCACTTGGGCAGTCAGCAACAGACCAAAGGCTGCCGGCGGAGAAGGCGCAAGTTCTGA
- the UIMC1 gene encoding BRCA1-A complex subunit RAP80 isoform X3, with protein sequence MPRKKKPTEGLDSRGQDGEEEEEEKRKPADNKKKRSFVDAFIVISDSDGEQEPKEESGLQQKRTKQQLDRTKFAAKRKIAQMTEEEQFALAVKMSEQEARQVNFQEEEEEELLRKAIAESLNSCQPSNSSDATPQLSAEVLGIRGQSQPTGKEGSEILGGLALCPDTPCSESSSHSQSTRADGNGQMDVARSPLVVLRRLSQEIVESSLISSIIVSPGKGQPVTRSSEKPFSPAKSDSGNVLPSTLGEDLNSLSPTFGRVTSGSWRLAPRRLFTSSPSSSEAAGCEPKEQPLPCIGHSAGEASAGSSATLWKSWTTEQCGSPRRSGGGAGTPRACVSTEQAEQNKVSGSTPELCLLNVAEEKHKQEEVRDTVHYYWGIPFCPKGVDPNQYTKVILCQLEVYQKSLKQAQRQLLHKKEFGNPVVPSSSLSQNELGKGEQTSRENGIVNDTEDGDPNGQKESESNTWLLLSKRRDAESPGHSMEEKNSTSDDEPTTSYCQASQVLPTEDVHEHREPMQTAQSISVLTPLGSKRSPDIATENSTEEEISVCPETQPSPLEAVEAEREELCLGTGDAPMQAGENEGAGRTVLENSPAAADHVLCPLCDQGFPAAEIELHAMYCNGVGEEDGGESPVLTRHQREARRKAASGESGPTSLDTDKMLEGRRGDSSGCWSSQRAGLQVVMRGPPSLN encoded by the exons ATGCCGAGGAAGAAGAAGCCCACAGAGGGCCTGGACTCTCGAGGTcaggatggggaggaagaggaggaagagaagaggaagccaGCTGATAACAAGAAGAAACGTAGTTTTGTGGATGCGTTTATCGTTATATCTGACAGTGATGGAGAG caGGAGCCAAAGGAAGAGAGTGGATTGCAAcagaagagaacaaaacagcagctggaTAGAACGAAGTTTgctgctaaaagaaaaattgcac AGATGACTGAAGAGGAACAGTTTGCACTGGCCGTGAAAATGAGTGAGCAAGAAGCCAGACAAGTGAACTttcaggaagaggaagaggaggagctcTTGAGGAAGGCCATTGCTGAGAGCCTTAAT AGCTGTCAGCCCTCAAACTCCTCTGATGCGACCCCTCAGTTATCTGCAGAAGTGCTGGGCATACGAGGCCAAAGCCAACCCACTGGGAAAGAAGGCTCTGAGATCCTGGGAGGTCTGGCTCTTTGCCCTGACACCCCGTGCTCTGAGAGCAGCTCCCACTCGCAGAGCACCAGAGCTGATGGGAATGGACAGATGGATGTCGCCCGGAGCCCCCTGGTAGTGTTGAGGAGGTTAAGCCAGGAAATTGTTGAAAGCTCACTAATATCCAGCATAATTGTGTCTCCGGGGAAGGGCCAGCCTGTGACAAGGTCAAGCGAAAAGCCTTTCTCACCAGCAAAAAGTGATTCTGGTAACGTGTTACCCAGCACACTTGGAGAGGATCTCAACTCTTTGAGCCCCACCTTTGGCAGGGTGACTTCAGGCTCCTGGCGACTGGCACCTCGGAGACTGTTCACAAGCTCCCCCAGCTCTTCTGAAGCAGCAGGCTGTGAACCAAaagagcagcccctgccctgcatTGGCCATTCTGCAGGAGAAGCCAGTGCCGGGAGCTCAGCCACACTCTGGAAGAGCTGGACCACAGAACAGTGTGGCAGCCCCAGGAGGAGTGGTGGAGGAGCAGGTACCCCCAGAGCCTGTGTTTCCACAGagcaagcagagcagaacaAGGTGTCTGGCAGTACCCCTGAGCTTTGCTTGCTGAATGTGGCAGAGGAGAAGCACaagcaggaggaggtgagagacACAGTGCACTATTACTGGGGCATCCCCTTCTGCCCCAAAGGGGTGGACCCCAACCAGTACACCAAAGTCATCTTGTGTCAGCTGGAGGTTTACCAGAAGAGCCTGAAGCAGGCTCAGAGGCAGCTATTGCATAAGAAGGAGTTTGGAAACCCGGTTGTGCCGAGTTCTTCCTTGAGCCAAAATGAGCTTGGGAAAGGAGAACAAACAAGCAGGGAGAACGGGATTGTTAATGATACAGAAGATGGAGACCCAAATGGGCAGAAGGAGTCTGAGAGCAACACCTGGCTTCTCCTTTCAAAGAGGAGAGACGCAGAGAGTCCAGGGCACAGCATGGAGGAAAAGAACTCCACTTCTGATGATGAACCAACCACCAGCTACTGCCAG gccTCCCAGGTGCTGCCCACAGAGGATGTCCATGAGCACAGGGAGCCCATGCAGACTGCACAGAG CATTTCTGTGTTGACCCCACTTGGCAGTAAGAGGAGCCCAGATATTGCTACAGAAAACTCTACTGAAGAAGAGATCTCTGTTTGCCCAG aaaccCAGCCAAGTCCACTGGAAGCTGTtgaggcagagagggaagagcTCTGCTTGGGCACTGGGGATGCACCTATGCAG GCTGGTGAAAAtgaaggtgctggcaggacTGTGTTGGAGAACAGTCCTGCAGCTGCTGACCATGTGTTATGCCCACTGTGTGACCAAGgctttccagctgcagagattGAGCTGCATGCCATGTACTGCAACGGCGTTGGAGAGGAGGATGGCGGGGAGAGTCCAG tgctCACCCGGCATCAGAGGGAGGCAAGACGTAAAGCTGCCAGTGGAGAAAGTGGCCCAACATCCTTAGACACTGACAA GatgctggaaggcaggagaggggacTCCTCAGGATGCTGGAGCTCTCAGAGAGCGGGTCTGCAG GTGGTGATGCGGGGACCACCCTCTCTGAACTAG
- the UIMC1 gene encoding BRCA1-A complex subunit RAP80 isoform X4, which produces MPRKKKPTEGLDSRGQDGEEEEEEKRKPADNKKKRSFVDAFIVISDSDGEQEPKEESGLQQKRTKQQLDRTKFAAKRKIAQMTEEEQFALAVKMSEQEARQVNFQEEEEEELLRKAIAESLNSCQPSNSSDATPQLSAEVLGIRGQSQPTGKEGSEILGGLALCPDTPCSESSSHSQSTRADGNGQMDVARSPLVVLRRLSQEIVESSLISSIIVSPGKGQPVTRSSEKPFSPAKSDSGNVLPSTLGEDLNSLSPTFGRVTSGSWRLAPRRLFTSSPSSSEAAGCEPKEQPLPCIGHSAGEASAGSSATLWKSWTTEQCGSPRRSGGGAGTPRACVSTEQAEQNKVSGSTPELCLLNVAEEKHKQEEVRDTVHYYWGIPFCPKGVDPNQYTKVILCQLEVYQKSLKQAQRQLLHKKEFGNPVVPSSSLSQNELGKGEQTSRENGIVNDTEDGDPNGQKESESNTWLLLSKRRDAESPGHSMEEKNSTSDDEPTTSYCQASQVLPTEDVHEHREPMQTAQSISVLTPLGSKRSPDIATENSTEEEISVCPETQPSPLEAVEAEREELCLGTGDAPMQAGENEGAGRTVLENSPAAADHVLCPLCDQGFPAAEIELHAMYCNGVGEEDGGESPVLTRHQREARRKAASGESGPTSLDTDKW; this is translated from the exons ATGCCGAGGAAGAAGAAGCCCACAGAGGGCCTGGACTCTCGAGGTcaggatggggaggaagaggaggaagagaagaggaagccaGCTGATAACAAGAAGAAACGTAGTTTTGTGGATGCGTTTATCGTTATATCTGACAGTGATGGAGAG caGGAGCCAAAGGAAGAGAGTGGATTGCAAcagaagagaacaaaacagcagctggaTAGAACGAAGTTTgctgctaaaagaaaaattgcac AGATGACTGAAGAGGAACAGTTTGCACTGGCCGTGAAAATGAGTGAGCAAGAAGCCAGACAAGTGAACTttcaggaagaggaagaggaggagctcTTGAGGAAGGCCATTGCTGAGAGCCTTAAT AGCTGTCAGCCCTCAAACTCCTCTGATGCGACCCCTCAGTTATCTGCAGAAGTGCTGGGCATACGAGGCCAAAGCCAACCCACTGGGAAAGAAGGCTCTGAGATCCTGGGAGGTCTGGCTCTTTGCCCTGACACCCCGTGCTCTGAGAGCAGCTCCCACTCGCAGAGCACCAGAGCTGATGGGAATGGACAGATGGATGTCGCCCGGAGCCCCCTGGTAGTGTTGAGGAGGTTAAGCCAGGAAATTGTTGAAAGCTCACTAATATCCAGCATAATTGTGTCTCCGGGGAAGGGCCAGCCTGTGACAAGGTCAAGCGAAAAGCCTTTCTCACCAGCAAAAAGTGATTCTGGTAACGTGTTACCCAGCACACTTGGAGAGGATCTCAACTCTTTGAGCCCCACCTTTGGCAGGGTGACTTCAGGCTCCTGGCGACTGGCACCTCGGAGACTGTTCACAAGCTCCCCCAGCTCTTCTGAAGCAGCAGGCTGTGAACCAAaagagcagcccctgccctgcatTGGCCATTCTGCAGGAGAAGCCAGTGCCGGGAGCTCAGCCACACTCTGGAAGAGCTGGACCACAGAACAGTGTGGCAGCCCCAGGAGGAGTGGTGGAGGAGCAGGTACCCCCAGAGCCTGTGTTTCCACAGagcaagcagagcagaacaAGGTGTCTGGCAGTACCCCTGAGCTTTGCTTGCTGAATGTGGCAGAGGAGAAGCACaagcaggaggaggtgagagacACAGTGCACTATTACTGGGGCATCCCCTTCTGCCCCAAAGGGGTGGACCCCAACCAGTACACCAAAGTCATCTTGTGTCAGCTGGAGGTTTACCAGAAGAGCCTGAAGCAGGCTCAGAGGCAGCTATTGCATAAGAAGGAGTTTGGAAACCCGGTTGTGCCGAGTTCTTCCTTGAGCCAAAATGAGCTTGGGAAAGGAGAACAAACAAGCAGGGAGAACGGGATTGTTAATGATACAGAAGATGGAGACCCAAATGGGCAGAAGGAGTCTGAGAGCAACACCTGGCTTCTCCTTTCAAAGAGGAGAGACGCAGAGAGTCCAGGGCACAGCATGGAGGAAAAGAACTCCACTTCTGATGATGAACCAACCACCAGCTACTGCCAG gccTCCCAGGTGCTGCCCACAGAGGATGTCCATGAGCACAGGGAGCCCATGCAGACTGCACAGAG CATTTCTGTGTTGACCCCACTTGGCAGTAAGAGGAGCCCAGATATTGCTACAGAAAACTCTACTGAAGAAGAGATCTCTGTTTGCCCAG aaaccCAGCCAAGTCCACTGGAAGCTGTtgaggcagagagggaagagcTCTGCTTGGGCACTGGGGATGCACCTATGCAG GCTGGTGAAAAtgaaggtgctggcaggacTGTGTTGGAGAACAGTCCTGCAGCTGCTGACCATGTGTTATGCCCACTGTGTGACCAAGgctttccagctgcagagattGAGCTGCATGCCATGTACTGCAACGGCGTTGGAGAGGAGGATGGCGGGGAGAGTCCAG tgctCACCCGGCATCAGAGGGAGGCAAGACGTAAAGCTGCCAGTGGAGAAAGTGGCCCAACATCCTTAGACACTGACAA GTGGTGA